From Bacteroides uniformis:
TGCGGTTGCTTTCCCGATAGCCGTTGTTATCATGTTGAGATACCGGAAATGGCTGTTCTGGGCAGAGATGGCAGCGTTTGCTTGTGCTTATGTGGGGGTGCTTATAATTTGTATCGATTGTTAAACCGGGAGAAATGGAAATGAATGATTGGATTATGTTGGTGACCGCACTCGGTGGCATTGAGGGCATCAAGCAGCTTGTTAAGTGGTGGATGTCGCGCAAGACCAATGCGCGTATTGAGGATGCCCATGCGGATGTTGAGGAGTTCAAGGCATTACGGGAGTACAACGAGTTCCTGCAGAAGCAGCTTTCGGAGAAGGAACAGCGGTTTGTGGAACAGACTGACCGGCTCCGTAAGGCACAGGATGAGCTGTTTACACTGAAGGAGACTAATTCTGACTTGAAACTGGAATTGGCACTGAAACGGTGTGAGAGAAAGAAGTGCGGTGACAGAGAACCGCAAAACGGATATTAATTAAAGATTAGAAGAGGAGGAAAAGAAATGAGTGTACCAAGAGGATTGAGAAACAACAATCCCGGCAACATCCGTCTGAGCAAGGACAAATGGCAGGGATTGAGAGAGAGACAGGAAGATAAAGAATTCTTCCAGTTCGTCAGCATTGAATGGGGCTACCGTGCGTTGATGCGCACGTTGCAGAACTACCGGTGGAAACACGGGATGAAAACCATTAGTGATTTTATAACCCGATGGGCACCGCATAAGGAAAACGATACCGGAGCTTATATCCGCAAAGTATGCCGTGAAATGGAGGTGCCAAACACCTATATCCCGGACATTGAGGACAAGGCAACGGTGTGCGCTTTTGCCGCTGCCATCTCGTTGGTAGAAAACGGCATCCCGGCTGTGATGGAGGACGTAGAGAAAGGATGGAAACTGTTATGAAACGGTTGCCTTGGATATTGGTTGCGCTGCTGGCGGTTGCTTGTGTGGCGGCTTGGCTTCGCCCGCATGAGCAGCCTCCGGCTGAAGTTCGTGTAGAAACGAAGATAAAGACGGTTGTCAGGGTAGATACGATGCTTATCTCTGCGCCGATGGCTGTGTTCTGGCGTTTCGTGCCGGATGATACGACACGGATAGGTGATACCTTGCTTCATCGCCGACAAGTAGTGTATTCAGACAGCTCGTATCGGGCTGTGGTGAGCGGATATGTAGACCCTCGGCTGGATAGTTTACAGGTATTTCCTAAGACGGTGTATCAGACGGTGACGAATGATATATACCATCCAGTCGCCATCAAGTCGAAGAAGAAGCGGTGGGGATTTGGCTTGCAGGCTGGGTATGGCCCGGGTGGATGGTATGTCGGTGCCGGAGTGAGTTATAATTTGTGGCAATGGTAAGATGATATAAAAAAGACTATTTTATTCATTTCTTTTTGTTTGTGTATTCAATTAATTTTGTATTACTTTGTAGTTGTTTCATTATAAATAGATATCACATGGCTTTTTTACAAGATGTATTTAAGGATTCTGGAGTTCCAACATATACTTTTGTCGAACCCAATGAATATATTAAAATTGTTGTGACTTTGAGTACTAAAGGTAGATGTTTAGTTGTAGAAGGTCCTTCTGGTATCGGTAAGACTACTTGTGTTTTAAAAGCGCTTGAATACTTAGGTATGGGAGATTCAATCCAATTGTTAACTCCTCGGAAAAAGAAAGATATATTATCAATAGAAAAAATATTGGATAATAATGAGAATATTGGAACTGTCATAATTGATGATTTTCATTTGTTATCCATAGAAAATAAGAATAGATTATCAGACTTAATGAAAACTATTGCAGATGAAGATAGAGAAGATGTAAAACTTGTCTTAATTGGAATCAATAGAGCAGGCGATAGTTTGGTTAGTTTGGCTCCCGATTTAAATAATAGAATTACAACTGTTAAGTTTGAAGTGAATCCAGATTCTAAAATATTAGAACTAATTGAAAAGGGAGAAGTGGCTCTTAATGCTAGAATAAAATATAGAGAACAAATTGTAAGAAGGTCGAATGGAAGTTTTCATATAGCTCAACTTATCTGTAAGGAACTTTGTATTATCGAAAGAGTTATAATGACGCAGGATAATAAAAAGGAGCTAAATACTGATATAAATTATGTTGTTGATAAGATAATGACTGATTTATCTCGAGTTTTTGAAGTAAAGGCTAGAGAGTTTGCAATTGGTTCTAGATTACGAAGTAGTGGTCGGGCACCTTATTTTCATCTCCTTTATTGGCTTTCTGAGTCTAAAGATTGGACAATTAGAATGGCTGATATTTATTTAAAATATCCTACTCATAAAGCTAGTATTTCTCAAGTAGCAGATAAGGGCTTTTTGTATAAGCTAATCAATAACAGTGAGAACATAAAGTCCGTTATTCATTATGATGAATATTCAAAAGTATTAACTGTTGAAGACCCTAAATTCATGTTTTATTTGCAAAATCTGGACTGGACAGATTTTGTTAAACGAATAGGCTTTAGTAAAATCAATTTTGATAAAAAATACGATTTTGCTTTATCTTTTGCTGGAGAAGTACGAAGTATTGTAGCTGAATTGGCTATATTATTATTTGAGGAACATGAGTGTTCTGTTTTTTATGATTTTAATGAGCAGCACAAAATTATTGGAGAAGATTTAACTGATTATTTTGAACCAATATATAAGTCTGATGCTGAGTTTATTATTGTTTTTCTAGATAGGAATTATCCTCGGAAACTATGGACTAATTTTGAATCGGACAAGTTCAAGGAAAGGTTCGGTGAGCATGCTGTGATTCCTATAATTTTTAAAGGATGTGAGCCTACTCAGTTCGACAAGTTGGCTAACATTGGCTATCTTTCATTTGATCCAGAAAAAGAGCAGAGTGAGCAAATAAAAAGTATTGCAGATATAATTGTTAAAAAATTAGATGAAAAAAGAAGAAATGAACCATCCTGATTCTTTTTACAACCCGGCCATTGATAGATTGTATCGGTTGAAGGAAGTAATAGAAGGGGCGGCTGAATAAGCTGCCTTTATATTCATAAGCAACAATTCATATCTATTGTGTGTGACATATCCCGGCTTTCGTCGGGATTTTTTTCATTTGGGCCCTTCCTTTTATAAAAATTCCCTCAAGTCACGTAGGGAATTTCAGAAAAGCAGTTGTCTTTATTGTAGAATCCGGTATATAGTGTTAGTATAGTCCTTCTTTCAGCCATTGCAGTTTCTTTATACTGGATTTACAGAATGTTCCAACATTGTGTGCTCTAATTGATTGTATATATTGAAAGGAACATGCTGGACCTCAGCTTTTATGCGGCTGAGGTTTTGTCGGAGACAAGAGTGCGTTGTTGAACGTGCGATGGAAATATGTGTTTAACCAAATTATTAGTTATGAAAAAAGAGTTTTGTATGGTAATTGCATTTGCTATGGCTTTAGCCGGGTTATTTATGCTTATGTTTATGTCATTTGATTAGTGAATGTCTGTTTGTTGACTGTTTTATAGAAGGGGCAGCTTATTCAGCTGCCTTGTTCCATTTCCCAGGAATTAAGTAATCCATATTGTGTAATTATTCCCCATGTGTGGTACTCAGTTCCACATATTTCCACACATAATTATTCCTTCTTGTTTTTATAATATGCTGATGTATAATGTATTATGTGCTGATGTACATCATGGCATATCGTTTGTCCTATAGTTAATACAAAAACTATATTTATTTACTTAAAACTTACGATTATGAAAAAAGTATTGGTAGCATTAGCAATGGTTATGGGATTAGGCAGTTCAGTAGCATTTGCTTACGTGGTTTCTGGAACACAGTCTGTAGAGCAAACTCAGCAAAATCCTCAGGATGAGTTCACAAAAGTGGAAGTAAAAGACTTGCCTCAGGCAGTTATGAATGTCTTGGCTAAGGACTATGAGGGGGCTGTAATAAAGGAGGCTTTCATTTCCGAGAAAGAAACCGGTAAGATTTATAAGGTTGTGTTGACCATCACCGAGGAAAATCAATCCACTGAAGAAGTAACGGTACTTCTGAATGAAAAAGGAGAAACTGTAGAATGAATGGAAACCCTGTAGTGGTTCGGCATCCATCTACAGAGATGATTCGAGATGCTTTTATGTCTATCTCGTTAATGCGAAAGGGGCGGCTGAATAGTCGCTCTTTTTGTTTATATTGTAATAATAGTTCGTTTCTTTTTCGTCAGAAATTCCTATTATAGAGGGTTGTTTTATACAAAATAATGTTTATATTTGTATTCTAATCCCTATTGTATTATGAATGACAAACAACAACTTCTAATTGATTGTATTTCCCTTCTTCCCGTTATAGGCATTCTGGTTTTGATAACTGTTGCCAATGACCAGCTTGTTACTATGGTTGCTGCCTATGTGCTTTGCGGAGAACTCTTATGCGTATTGGTTAGCAGGATATTAAATTTGTACTATATTGATGTGGCTTTTGTTTGGTTGGGTGGGATTATGCTTTGGTTGTGGTATTGGCTCTGGTTGGAGTCAAGCCATGTAGTGATGGAGATTGTGGAAAAGGCAGTTGAATGAATCGCTCCTCTTTCAGTAAAAATCCCCGTAGCGGCTCAACTACGGGGATGGTGTCAAATAACAGAGTATCAATATGAGATACTAAGTGAGCCTATTCCATTACAGATAAATCATCGTCAACTTCATACTGATTACAGCCAAAAGCCGCACACATTAAAATAAAACGTTCTTTTATACCTAATCCGGTATATCTGTCTACAGCTCCGCTGCCTTTTGCATGAAGTCCTGCTGCGTATTTATCTATCTGAACTTTATTCATTAAATCTACATGAGTTTTACGGGCAAGTTTACTGCTTGCAATCTCATATATGGATTTGTACTCATTTGTTCCCAATGCCGCACTAAACATTGCCACTTTCCGGCTAATCTCACAGTATTCAAGTAGTTTTTTTATTTGATAATTGTACCCGGTTTCACCATTGCCATCAGGATAATAGGGTAACAAAGCATTGCTTGGTAGCCTACCTTTATACTTCATAATAATATTATAAGCAATACGAATGATGGGAGTTTTTATCTCAGTGCGTATAAGTCCATCCTTGTGCGTTTTTTGAGGTAAATAATGAATGTAAGGTATTCCTTCTTCAATGCTGATATTATCAAAAGTGAATCGTCTGAAATCACCTATACGGCAACCGAAACAACATTGAACAACGAATACATCTTTTACTCGCTGCAATGTTTCGGGACATTCTTTGTGGACTACTTCATTGAATTCTGTTTTGGTGAGAAAGAAAGGCTCGTCATATTGTTGCTTCATAATGGACTCTTTTTCTTTTCCTATCTTCCGGAAAGGAGATACGGGAATAACATCATTACTTTCAAGCTCCACCATAAATGCTTGTAATAATAATAGTTTCTCAGCAATTGTATTCTGGCTTCTTTCCTTTGATGGTATATTCCGCTTATTCATTTCTGCGTACAGTTCTGGAAATTTTTCAACCAGAGTGTATTCTTTGCGTAGAAAATCACGAAAATTTAGAATATGTTCCTTATTGAATTCATTGACCGGCAACCCGTCAATGCCATTGATAATGAGGAATCGAGTCAGTTCCCTTATCACTACATCGTAATGTTTCTTTCTGCCAGGACCTATTACACCTGCATTTAGCCATCCGTCAACATAGCGTTGGAACATACTACACATGGATTCCTCTTCACTGCTGATGTTATATTTTTCAGGATGTAAGTGCTGGTCTATTAAGATTTCCAGTTTTTCACTGGTTAATTCTTTGTTGCTCCCATAAATGGATAAAATTAGATTCTTCCGTTCTTCAATAGATGTATTAAATGATGTTCTTATGTCTAACTTTATAATACTTTTAGCCTTATATTTTTCAGTCTTGGCATCCCAAAGAGTAGGAGAGACCATAATATCTGATTTGTGGAATAACTGTACATTGCGTCCATCAGATAATCGAAATCTGATATTTACCTCTTTATCTTTCTTCCCAGTTCTTATAAATGCTTTTACTGTAGTCATATATTCTCTGTTATATCGGTTGTGCAAATATACATAAATTGCACAACTCAGTTCAAATATTGCACAACATAATGCAATGGCATGCAATATAATATTTTTATATTACTCTGATTTTTAATATAATGTTATATGTATTGGTTTTATAGTATTTTACATTCCGAATCGCAACGGAATCACAAGGAAAAAACCGCAAATGGCTAATAAAAAGCTTTTGCGGTTTTCTTGTTTTAGAATTAGAAAATGTCCGCATTTTGTCAGCATAGGTTGTAATGGGAAACAAATTGGAGTATTTGGTTTACATTGCAGGCAAGATTTATTTGCGATACCTGGAGAAAAAATTATCAATCCAACGGACTAGATATACTATAATAACTCCGGCTATGACCATACTGATAA
This genomic window contains:
- a CDS encoding DUF6808 domain-containing protein; amino-acid sequence: MKRLPWILVALLAVACVAAWLRPHEQPPAEVRVETKIKTVVRVDTMLISAPMAVFWRFVPDDTTRIGDTLLHRRQVVYSDSSYRAVVSGYVDPRLDSLQVFPKTVYQTVTNDIYHPVAIKSKKKRWGFGLQAGYGPGGWYVGAGVSYNLWQW
- a CDS encoding site-specific integrase is translated as MTTVKAFIRTGKKDKEVNIRFRLSDGRNVQLFHKSDIMVSPTLWDAKTEKYKAKSIIKLDIRTSFNTSIEERKNLILSIYGSNKELTSEKLEILIDQHLHPEKYNISSEEESMCSMFQRYVDGWLNAGVIGPGRKKHYDVVIRELTRFLIINGIDGLPVNEFNKEHILNFRDFLRKEYTLVEKFPELYAEMNKRNIPSKERSQNTIAEKLLLLQAFMVELESNDVIPVSPFRKIGKEKESIMKQQYDEPFFLTKTEFNEVVHKECPETLQRVKDVFVVQCCFGCRIGDFRRFTFDNISIEEGIPYIHYLPQKTHKDGLIRTEIKTPIIRIAYNIIMKYKGRLPSNALLPYYPDGNGETGYNYQIKKLLEYCEISRKVAMFSAALGTNEYKSIYEIASSKLARKTHVDLMNKVQIDKYAAGLHAKGSGAVDRYTGLGIKERFILMCAAFGCNQYEVDDDLSVME
- a CDS encoding TIR domain-containing protein, with protein sequence MAFLQDVFKDSGVPTYTFVEPNEYIKIVVTLSTKGRCLVVEGPSGIGKTTCVLKALEYLGMGDSIQLLTPRKKKDILSIEKILDNNENIGTVIIDDFHLLSIENKNRLSDLMKTIADEDREDVKLVLIGINRAGDSLVSLAPDLNNRITTVKFEVNPDSKILELIEKGEVALNARIKYREQIVRRSNGSFHIAQLICKELCIIERVIMTQDNKKELNTDINYVVDKIMTDLSRVFEVKAREFAIGSRLRSSGRAPYFHLLYWLSESKDWTIRMADIYLKYPTHKASISQVADKGFLYKLINNSENIKSVIHYDEYSKVLTVEDPKFMFYLQNLDWTDFVKRIGFSKINFDKKYDFALSFAGEVRSIVAELAILLFEEHECSVFYDFNEQHKIIGEDLTDYFEPIYKSDAEFIIVFLDRNYPRKLWTNFESDKFKERFGEHAVIPIIFKGCEPTQFDKLANIGYLSFDPEKEQSEQIKSIADIIVKKLDEKRRNEPS